The Blattabacterium cuenoti genome includes a region encoding these proteins:
- the pheT gene encoding phenylalanine--tRNA ligase subunit beta, giving the protein MKISFNWLKKYISIDINAETVSGILTDIGLPVKSIKKIFNEDEIEDSILDVEITPNRTDAMSHYGIARDLYAFLKLRKDTVYLSKPIIINDDVYHHNKYHVQVFIQENKKCIRYSGMSIYGIRIEPSPYWLVSRLESIGIKSINNVMDVINFVMYELGQPIHVFDMDQIEEKKIIIKNAEKNTYFQSSDCIKRKLDEEDLVICDTKKPLSIAGVINSIQSDIHVETKNIFLGSACFSPVIIRLIGRKHLIKTESQYLFERGVDPNQTVFALQRTAFIIKSITKRKIFFHIIDVYPSPIYPSTIKLRYNKIRNVLGKKISRNKIKKILSLLEIVIHSENHKCLFVCVPLYRIDVKREIDLIEEILRIYGINKIKISDQVKISPIPDFFYKTEHKIQKKLFEQLICYGFQEIISSTMRYEDQYSTLLNSFFNREKIRIINPINQNYKFMRSSLLFGMIDCIEYNSNRINYYNSNIKFFEIGKIYYKQNDKFFEKTYLGIIISQKIEKKYVGFQTFFYLKGIIEQIFQKSGINNYSQIFSKHPLLENSISMLYKNKNLVVLGKFKNNFLKKKEIFYAEIDWEYLISIIQEKKIIYVPFSKFPTSRRDLSLLVDKTISFEKINQLIKKEKNHVIKKIKIYDFYEGENLPKSKRSYTVSFFFESKKETLTDKIIRNSMKKIEFFLKKELKAEIREKK; this is encoded by the coding sequence ATGAAAATATCATTCAATTGGTTAAAAAAATATATATCTATTGATATTAATGCAGAAACAGTATCTGGTATTTTAACTGATATTGGGTTACCAGTAAAAAGTATAAAAAAAATATTCAATGAGGATGAAATAGAAGACTCTATTTTAGATGTGGAAATAACCCCCAATCGTACGGATGCTATGAGCCATTATGGAATAGCGCGTGATTTGTATGCCTTTTTAAAATTACGTAAAGACACAGTCTATTTATCCAAACCTATAATCATAAATGATGATGTATATCATCATAATAAATATCACGTTCAAGTTTTTATACAAGAAAATAAAAAATGTATCAGATATTCCGGAATGTCAATTTATGGAATAAGAATAGAACCTTCTCCCTATTGGTTAGTTTCTAGACTAGAATCTATAGGGATAAAATCTATCAACAATGTTATGGATGTTATAAATTTTGTGATGTATGAATTAGGGCAACCTATCCATGTTTTTGATATGGATCAAATAGAAGAAAAAAAAATTATCATAAAAAATGCGGAAAAAAATACATATTTTCAATCTTCAGATTGCATTAAACGAAAACTTGATGAAGAAGATCTAGTTATCTGTGATACAAAAAAGCCATTGTCTATTGCTGGAGTAATTAATAGTATTCAGTCTGATATTCATGTAGAAACTAAAAATATTTTTCTTGGAAGTGCTTGTTTTAGCCCTGTTATTATCCGTTTAATTGGAAGAAAACACTTAATAAAAACAGAATCACAATATCTTTTTGAAAGAGGGGTAGATCCGAATCAAACTGTATTTGCTTTACAAAGAACTGCCTTTATTATAAAAAGCATAACAAAAAGAAAAATATTTTTTCATATTATTGATGTTTATCCTAGTCCGATTTATCCTTCAACAATCAAACTCAGATATAATAAAATTAGAAATGTTCTAGGAAAAAAAATATCCAGAAATAAAATTAAAAAAATTTTATCATTATTGGAAATTGTAATTCATTCTGAAAATCACAAATGTTTATTTGTCTGTGTCCCCCTTTACAGAATAGATGTTAAAAGAGAAATTGATTTAATCGAAGAAATATTGCGTATCTATGGCATAAACAAAATTAAAATATCTGATCAAGTAAAAATATCTCCAATTCCTGACTTTTTTTACAAAACAGAACATAAAATACAAAAAAAGCTTTTCGAACAATTAATTTGTTATGGATTTCAGGAAATTATTTCTTCCACTATGAGATATGAAGATCAATATTCCACTTTACTAAATTCTTTTTTTAATAGAGAAAAAATTAGAATTATTAATCCAATTAATCAAAATTATAAATTTATGCGTTCCAGTTTATTATTTGGTATGATAGATTGTATAGAATATAATTCTAACAGAATCAATTATTATAATTCCAATATCAAATTTTTTGAAATAGGAAAAATATACTATAAGCAGAATGATAAATTTTTTGAAAAAACATATCTCGGAATTATTATATCACAAAAAATAGAAAAAAAATATGTTGGATTTCAGACTTTTTTTTATTTAAAAGGAATTATTGAACAAATTTTTCAAAAAAGCGGAATAAACAATTACAGTCAAATATTTTCTAAACATCCTTTATTAGAAAATAGTATTTCTATGTTATATAAAAACAAAAATCTAGTTGTACTAGGAAAATTTAAAAATAATTTTTTGAAAAAAAAAGAGATTTTTTATGCGGAAATTGATTGGGAATATTTAATTTCTATTATTCAAGAAAAAAAAATAATTTATGTTCCGTTTTCTAAATTTCCTACTTCAAGAAGAGATTTATCTTTATTAGTCGATAAAACTATTTCTTTTGAAAAAATCAATCAATTAATAAAGAAAGAAAAAAACCATGTGATTAAAAAAATTAAAATATATGATTTCTATGAAGGAGAAAATCTGCCAAAATCAAAAAGATCCTATACTGTAAGTTTCTTTTTTGAAAGTAAAAAAGAAACATTGACTGACAAAATTATTAGAAATTCCATGAAAAAAATTGAATTTTTCTTAAAAAAAGAATTGAAAGCTGAAATCAGAGAAAAAAAATAG